One segment of Candidatus Hydrogenedentota bacterium DNA contains the following:
- a CDS encoding metallophosphoesterase family protein: MRMTRHSLGAGLLLSVLAAAALCAPTAAALEIIVQPYLQYPTQTAITVCWETDQPAASEAACGASAAKLEWAPATGDATVHQATFKGLETDQCYFYQVRSTAADGTVVKSEVLTFQTAVGDESPFSFIVMCDTQSNPNELSTLANLAWAQRPHFVLLGGDHVSDGTVKEQWTGHFFANMHPLISRAALIPTFGNHDKDSPYYYEYFALPDPEYCYSFRYGNLELFLLDSQRPMRADSEQYAWVEGALKASRADWKIVCFHKVPYSSDFNDYGATDKVRTPGGDLGLRRILPLFEKHGVDIVWGGHIHSYERTHPLKGGKPVLEGGILYMITGGGGGGLEQFAPWRLPFSAKVYSGHHYCLVSVHGPTLRIEARDLQDRIFDQVELSKNKRR, from the coding sequence ATGCGCATGACACGACACTCCCTGGGCGCGGGACTCCTTCTTTCGGTTCTGGCGGCGGCCGCGCTGTGCGCGCCGACGGCTGCGGCGCTGGAGATCATCGTCCAGCCGTACCTCCAGTACCCCACGCAGACGGCCATCACGGTCTGCTGGGAGACGGACCAGCCGGCGGCGTCGGAGGCCGCGTGCGGCGCCTCCGCGGCGAAGCTGGAGTGGGCGCCCGCCACGGGCGACGCCACGGTGCACCAGGCCACGTTCAAGGGCCTGGAGACCGACCAGTGCTATTTCTACCAGGTGCGCTCGACGGCGGCGGACGGCACGGTGGTCAAGAGCGAGGTGCTGACCTTCCAGACCGCCGTGGGCGACGAGTCGCCCTTCTCCTTCATCGTGATGTGCGACACGCAGTCAAACCCGAACGAGCTGTCCACGCTGGCGAACCTGGCGTGGGCGCAGCGGCCGCATTTCGTGCTGCTTGGCGGCGACCATGTGAGCGACGGCACGGTGAAGGAGCAGTGGACCGGCCACTTTTTCGCGAACATGCACCCGCTCATCAGCCGGGCGGCCCTCATCCCCACCTTCGGCAACCATGACAAGGACTCGCCGTACTACTACGAGTATTTCGCCCTGCCGGACCCGGAGTACTGCTACAGCTTCCGCTACGGGAACCTGGAACTGTTCCTGCTTGACTCGCAGCGGCCCATGCGGGCGGACTCCGAGCAGTATGCGTGGGTGGAGGGCGCGCTGAAGGCGTCCAGGGCCGACTGGAAGATCGTGTGCTTCCACAAGGTGCCCTACTCCTCCGACTTCAACGACTACGGCGCCACGGACAAGGTGCGCACTCCGGGCGGCGACCTGGGCCTGCGCCGCATCCTGCCGCTCTTCGAGAAGCACGGCGTGGACATCGTCTGGGGCGGCCACATCCACTCCTACGAGCGCACCCACCCGCTGAAGGGGGGAAAGCCGGTCCTCGAGGGCGGCATCCTCTACATGATCACCGGCGGCGGCGGCGGCGGGCTGGAGCAGTTCGCCCCGTGGCGGCTTCCCTTCTCCGCCAAGGTCTACAGTGGCCACCACTACTGCCTCGTGTCGGTCCACGGCCCCACGCTGCGCATTGAGGCCCGCGACCTCCAGGACCGCATCTTCGACCAGGTGGAGCTCAGCAAGAACAAACGGCGGTAG
- a CDS encoding DNA methyltransferase: protein MNPVRAYLREIERQLATGMATEHTHRAALQALVESFKKGLTATNEPTRAACGAPDYIVTEGHGAVGYIEAKDIGKNLDEVERSEQLKRYLEGLPNLILTDYLEFRLYQAGEYVMDARLARPGDNGKLRVNQAGESLLANLMDAFLTASFPGVATPDDLARRMAATARILRQVIGAAFTQEGRSDTLHGQLEAFRQVLLHDLEPAQFADMYAQTICYGLFAARCNHRAERGAFTREAAAFELPETNPFLRQMFGHIAGPGLDVRLAWAVDHLAQLLDRADMGAVLKDFGRRTRQEDPVVHFYETFLAAYDAALREARGVYYTPEPVVSYIVRSVDAILRRDFGVADGLASTDKVPVHEHHIPNGGAQVQRKKVGDIHRVLILDPAAGTGTFLHGVVDLIHGAVCRKGGDGLWNGYVKDHLLPRLFGFELLMAPYAVAHMKLGLQLAESGYTFQSGERLRVYLTNTLEEAFSLGDLPLFANLIAEEANAAGQVKTRHPVMVVLGNPPYSGHSVNKGEWITRLMGEYKDGYPDLKKPGQAKWLSDDYVKFFRFAQSRIEQTGYGVLAFISNHGYLDNPTFHGMRRSLMKTFDDIFVLDLHGSVKKKEKAPDGSKDENVFDIQQGVSIGLFVKRKNGTDSKPAKIHHAEVWGPREIWETDAKGNRNLIGGKYRYLYDHDVRTTKWTRVKPRDPFQLFVPQNASVLAEYESGWSLADIFSPSGDPAPGMVTTHDEFAISWTAEESAEKIRRFLKTTSEEDARAIFRLCSQSQWDYARAKNELKDGAWKEKVTPVLYRPFDVRWTVYDPNVAVHRRVRVSRHMLAGENLGLGTTRSVEIGRGWEHVFCTRYLIQHHTVSIKEVNYLFPLYLYVDHGDAAEDLEEMAAREEARAYGIRRRANLSAGFVEEVAGRVKLAFVGDGTGDLKKTFGPEDVFDYLYAVLHSPAYRARYAPFLRMDFPRVPVTSDRKLFAALVGLGRRLRGLHLLETAAEGGASFPVAGDNTVAAVRYTEALGRVHINDAQYFEGVSPAVWNFHVGGYQVCEKWLKDRRRRALDYDEITRYLQIVAALGATLALTSQIDTVIAAHGGWPLG from the coding sequence ATGAACCCGGTCAGGGCGTATCTGCGCGAAATTGAGCGGCAGCTCGCCACCGGCATGGCCACCGAGCACACCCACCGCGCCGCCCTCCAGGCCCTCGTCGAGTCGTTCAAGAAGGGCCTCACCGCCACCAACGAGCCCACCCGCGCCGCCTGCGGCGCCCCCGACTACATTGTCACCGAGGGGCACGGCGCCGTCGGCTACATCGAGGCCAAGGACATCGGCAAAAACCTCGACGAGGTCGAGCGCTCCGAACAGCTCAAGCGCTACCTTGAGGGCCTCCCCAACCTCATCCTCACCGACTACCTTGAGTTCCGCCTCTACCAGGCCGGGGAGTATGTGATGGACGCGAGGCTGGCCCGTCCGGGCGATAACGGAAAGCTGCGGGTTAACCAAGCCGGAGAATCGCTTCTCGCCAACCTTATGGACGCCTTCCTGACGGCGTCGTTTCCCGGTGTGGCGACGCCGGACGATCTGGCGCGGCGGATGGCGGCGACGGCGCGGATTCTGCGACAGGTGATCGGGGCGGCGTTCACGCAGGAGGGCCGCAGCGACACGCTGCACGGCCAGTTGGAGGCCTTCCGCCAGGTGCTGCTGCACGACCTGGAGCCCGCGCAGTTCGCCGACATGTACGCCCAGACCATCTGCTACGGCCTCTTCGCCGCCCGCTGCAACCACAGGGCGGAGCGGGGCGCCTTCACCCGCGAGGCCGCCGCCTTCGAGCTGCCCGAGACCAACCCCTTCCTCCGCCAGATGTTCGGCCACATCGCCGGGCCGGGGCTCGACGTCCGCCTCGCCTGGGCCGTGGACCACCTGGCCCAGCTCCTCGACCGCGCCGACATGGGCGCCGTGCTCAAGGATTTCGGGCGGCGCACCCGGCAGGAGGACCCGGTCGTCCACTTCTACGAGACCTTCCTCGCCGCCTACGACGCGGCCCTGCGCGAGGCCCGCGGCGTCTACTACACGCCCGAGCCCGTCGTCTCCTACATCGTCCGCTCCGTGGACGCCATCCTCCGCCGCGACTTCGGCGTCGCCGACGGCCTCGCCTCCACCGACAAGGTTCCCGTCCACGAGCACCACATCCCCAACGGGGGCGCCCAGGTCCAGCGCAAAAAGGTGGGCGACATCCACCGCGTCCTCATTCTCGACCCCGCCGCGGGCACCGGCACCTTTCTCCACGGCGTGGTGGACCTCATCCACGGCGCCGTCTGCCGCAAGGGCGGCGACGGCCTCTGGAACGGCTACGTCAAGGACCACCTCCTCCCCCGCCTCTTCGGCTTCGAGCTGCTCATGGCCCCCTACGCCGTCGCCCACATGAAGCTCGGCCTCCAGCTCGCCGAGTCCGGCTACACCTTCCAGTCCGGCGAGCGCCTCCGCGTCTACCTCACCAACACCCTCGAGGAGGCCTTCTCCCTCGGCGACCTCCCCCTCTTCGCCAACCTCATCGCCGAGGAGGCCAACGCCGCCGGACAGGTCAAAACCCGCCACCCCGTCATGGTCGTCCTCGGAAACCCCCCGTATTCCGGGCATTCGGTCAACAAGGGCGAATGGATCACACGGCTTATGGGGGAATACAAGGACGGGTATCCGGACCTGAAGAAGCCCGGCCAGGCGAAATGGCTCAGCGATGACTACGTGAAGTTTTTCCGCTTTGCCCAATCGCGCATCGAACAGACCGGATACGGCGTGCTGGCCTTCATCAGCAACCACGGCTATCTGGATAACCCCACCTTCCACGGCATGCGCCGCAGCCTCATGAAGACCTTCGATGACATCTTCGTCCTGGACCTGCATGGAAGCGTCAAGAAGAAGGAAAAGGCGCCGGACGGATCAAAGGACGAGAATGTCTTCGACATCCAGCAGGGCGTTTCCATCGGCCTCTTCGTGAAGCGGAAGAACGGCACGGATTCCAAACCCGCGAAGATTCATCATGCCGAGGTGTGGGGGCCGCGCGAAATTTGGGAAACCGACGCGAAGGGCAACCGGAATCTCATTGGGGGCAAGTACCGCTACCTTTACGACCACGATGTCCGCACAACCAAATGGACAAGGGTAAAACCCAGGGACCCCTTCCAGCTCTTCGTACCGCAGAATGCGAGCGTTCTTGCGGAATACGAGTCGGGATGGTCTCTGGCAGACATCTTCAGTCCATCCGGTGATCCAGCCCCCGGCATGGTCACCACCCACGATGAGTTCGCCATTTCGTGGACTGCCGAGGAATCCGCGGAGAAGATCCGCCGGTTTCTCAAGACCACGTCAGAGGAAGATGCCCGCGCGATTTTTCGGCTTTGTTCACAGAGTCAGTGGGATTACGCCCGGGCAAAGAACGAATTGAAAGACGGCGCATGGAAGGAAAAGGTTACGCCTGTTCTGTACCGACCGTTTGATGTGCGGTGGACAGTGTACGACCCGAATGTGGCCGTTCACCGGCGCGTGCGCGTGTCTCGCCACATGCTTGCGGGGGAGAATCTTGGTCTTGGCACCACGCGTTCGGTGGAGATTGGCCGGGGGTGGGAGCATGTTTTTTGCACGCGTTACCTGATCCAGCACCACACGGTTTCGATCAAGGAGGTCAATTACCTTTTCCCCCTGTACCTGTATGTGGACCACGGGGACGCGGCGGAGGACCTGGAGGAGATGGCGGCGCGGGAGGAGGCGCGGGCCTACGGCATCCGGCGGCGGGCGAACCTGTCGGCGGGGTTTGTGGAGGAGGTGGCGGGGCGGGTGAAGCTGGCGTTTGTGGGGGACGGGACCGGGGACCTGAAGAAGACCTTCGGGCCGGAGGATGTGTTTGACTACCTGTACGCGGTGCTGCATTCGCCGGCGTACCGGGCGCGGTATGCGCCGTTTTTGCGGATGGATTTCCCCCGGGTGCCGGTGACGTCGGACCGGAAACTCTTTGCGGCGCTGGTGGGGCTGGGGCGGCGGCTGCGGGGCCTGCACCTGCTGGAGACGGCGGCGGAGGGCGGGGCGTCGTTCCCCGTGGCGGGGGACAACACGGTGGCGGCGGTGCGCTACACGGAGGCGCTGGGGCGGGTCCACATCAACGACGCGCAGTATTTCGAGGGCGTTTCCCCGGCGGTGTGGAACTTCCACGTCGGGGGCTACCAGGTGTGCGAGAAATGGCTGAAGGACCGGCGGCGGCGCGCGCTGGACTACGATGAGATCACGCGGTACCTTCAGATCGTGGCGGCCCTGGGCGCCACGCTGGCGCTGACAAGCCAGATTGACACCGTCATCGCCGCCCACGGCGGCTGGCCCCTGGGCTGA
- a CDS encoding Gfo/Idh/MocA family oxidoreductase gives MSAWAAGAAMARGAFAADGAPIQGFEDTGGARADSAVWTPVSDRKLRVGIAGYGVCQFGAAFGFQDHPNVEVAAVTDLIPERCGELAKICRCPVTYPSLEEMVKDPKLEAVFIATDAPSHARHCIEAMKHGKHAATAVPACFGSIEEGEAVLETVKSTGLKYMMFETTAYRDECHAMRALYAAGALGDILYTEGEYYHYMDTPIDSYKGWRIGLPPQWYPTHSNGFYSCIAGGRFTGVSCVGTKSAIKDFQPENNRYQNPFGTEIALFKTSDGGTARMAVSWDTPGHHGEMGRVRGSKGSVSGVVYDGVADVSKIDIKKPALPPGMDGGGHGGSHGNLCNEFVTAILQDRKPLVDIALALNMTVAGIIAHSSALKDGEWMKIPQYSL, from the coding sequence ATGTCCGCCTGGGCGGCCGGCGCGGCCATGGCGCGCGGCGCGTTCGCCGCGGACGGCGCGCCCATCCAGGGCTTTGAGGACACCGGCGGCGCCCGCGCCGACAGCGCGGTGTGGACGCCCGTGTCCGACCGCAAACTGCGCGTCGGCATCGCGGGCTACGGCGTGTGCCAGTTCGGCGCCGCCTTCGGGTTCCAGGACCACCCCAACGTGGAGGTGGCCGCCGTCACCGACCTCATCCCCGAGCGCTGCGGCGAGCTGGCGAAGATCTGCCGCTGCCCCGTCACCTACCCCTCCCTGGAGGAGATGGTGAAGGACCCGAAACTGGAGGCCGTCTTCATCGCCACGGACGCGCCGAGCCACGCGCGCCACTGCATCGAGGCCATGAAGCACGGCAAGCACGCCGCCACCGCCGTCCCCGCCTGTTTCGGCTCCATTGAGGAGGGCGAGGCCGTGCTGGAGACCGTGAAGTCCACCGGCCTCAAGTACATGATGTTCGAGACCACCGCCTACCGCGACGAGTGCCACGCCATGCGCGCGCTTTACGCCGCGGGCGCCCTGGGCGACATCCTCTACACCGAGGGCGAGTACTACCACTACATGGACACGCCCATTGACTCCTACAAGGGCTGGCGGATCGGCCTGCCGCCCCAGTGGTACCCCACCCACTCCAACGGCTTCTACTCCTGCATCGCCGGCGGCCGGTTCACCGGGGTCTCCTGCGTCGGCACAAAAAGCGCCATCAAGGACTTCCAGCCGGAGAACAACCGCTACCAGAACCCCTTCGGCACCGAGATCGCCCTCTTCAAGACCAGCGACGGCGGCACCGCCCGCATGGCCGTCAGCTGGGACACCCCCGGCCACCACGGCGAGATGGGCCGCGTCCGCGGCAGCAAGGGGTCCGTCAGCGGCGTGGTCTACGACGGCGTCGCCGACGTCTCCAAGATAGACATCAAAAAGCCCGCCCTGCCCCCCGGCATGGACGGCGGCGGCCACGGCGGCTCCCACGGCAACCTCTGCAACGAGTTCGTCACGGCCATCCTCCAGGACCGCAAGCCGCTGGTGGACATCGCCCTCGCCCTCAACATGACCGTCGCCGGCATCATCGCCCACAGCTCCGCCCTCAAGGACGGCGAGTGGATGAAAATCCCGCAGTACAGCCTGTAG